A genome region from Synchiropus splendidus isolate RoL2022-P1 chromosome 5, RoL_Sspl_1.0, whole genome shotgun sequence includes the following:
- the LOC128759407 gene encoding PEST proteolytic signal-containing nuclear protein-like, whose amino-acid sequence MADSEHKQRRTFDRGPEEEEGRVKTKPVSCSIGGGRSTTATAKRSSLHLHDRDEDESSSKPSAPAKVSKIGFGMSSQIKSNPISIKLGATKPKETTPAVQPKKPGLASVFNEDSDDSEPEEMPPEAKMRMKNIGRETPTSAGPNSFNKGKQGFSDNQKLWERKLKAQSDNLK is encoded by the exons ATGGCGGACTCGGAGCACAAGCAGAGACGCACCTTCGACAGAG ggccggaggaggaggaaggcagaGTGAAAACTAAGCCTGTGTCTTGTAGCATTGGTGGAGGAAGATCAACCACAGCCACAGCCAAGCGCTCGTCCCTCCATCTCCATGATAGAGATGAGGATGAGTCCTCATCGAAGCCATCAGCGCCCGCCAAAGTCTCCAAAATAGGCTTTGGCATGAGCAGTCAGATCAAGTCCAACCCAATATCAATTAAACTTGGGGCAACA AAGCCAAAAGAGACTACTCCAGCAGTCCAGCCCAAAAAACCTGGATTGGCATCGGTGTTCAATGAAGATAGTGATGAT AGTGAGCCGGAGGAGATGCCACCAGAGGCAaagatgaggatgaaaaatATTGGCAG ggaAACGCCAACATCAGCAGGGCCTAACTCCTTCAACAAGGGAAAACAAGGTTTTTCTGACAATCAAAAACTATGGGAGAGAAAGCTCAAGGCTCAATCGGACAATCTGAAATAA